One window of Nocardia nova SH22a genomic DNA carries:
- a CDS encoding DUF2752 domain-containing protein — MDIAYRAPASPTGWRTAGMPLLVAGAAAGAAIVLHFRDPHTHGAYGLCPFYALTGWWCPGCGGLRAMHNLTEGRVLDAVHSNVFLLPLLLTVMFWWGRWAVGRWRGRPDTSFPFRIGGRGQWVLIGALVVFTVLRNTPFGTWLAPA, encoded by the coding sequence GTGGATATCGCGTATCGGGCTCCCGCATCGCCTACCGGGTGGCGGACGGCGGGTATGCCGTTGCTGGTCGCCGGTGCCGCGGCGGGGGCGGCGATCGTGCTGCATTTCCGCGATCCGCACACGCACGGTGCGTACGGCCTGTGCCCGTTCTACGCGCTCACCGGATGGTGGTGTCCGGGGTGCGGTGGTCTGCGGGCGATGCACAACCTCACCGAGGGGCGGGTGCTCGATGCCGTGCACAGCAATGTCTTTCTGCTGCCGCTGCTGCTCACGGTGATGTTCTGGTGGGGTCGATGGGCGGTGGGGCGCTGGCGCGGGCGGCCCGACACATCCTTCCCGTTCCGGATCGGCGGACGTGGGCAGTGGGTGCTGATCGGCGCGCTCGTCGTGTTCACCGTGCTGCGTAACACACCCTTCGGCACCTGGCTGGCCCCGGCCTAG
- a CDS encoding aminotransferase class V-fold PLP-dependent enzyme: MSTVVSKTVVATAEIAVAEQICDESTCTSPTCTCTSCSASACDSNATRACRTGEPIARVSGCDLRVPLVQGGFRTYANFDYAASAPALAQVTDRVNELLPFYASVHRGAGYASRVSTDCYEAARNSVARAVNAADDQVVVFTRNTTDSLNLLACCVPGDTVVLDIEHHANFLPWTRGGRRVVRAASTIAETLRRIEAELCAEPAALLAVTGASNVTGEVLPLAELTAIAHRRGARILVDAAQLAPHRRIDLQGCAVESGGIDYLAFSGHKLYAPFGAGVLVGRRDWLDAAPPYLAGGGAVTAVTTEDARWACAPQRHEAGSPNVLGAAAVAAACEALAELDAHAVVDHEHHLIERLRDGLESIAGLHSLRIFDDSADSVGIVAFTIDGFEPGRVAAYLSAEYGIGVRDGKFCAHPLLRRLNVDGAVRASVGLGTSVADVDRLIDALRRLVRDGARWNYTRADGQWSPLPETRPGLTESSSGAAPCATPQGTR, from the coding sequence ATGAGCACTGTCGTGTCGAAAACCGTCGTCGCTACCGCCGAAATCGCTGTCGCAGAACAGATTTGCGACGAATCCACCTGCACCAGCCCCACCTGCACCTGCACCTCGTGCTCCGCGTCGGCATGCGACAGCAACGCGACCCGCGCCTGCCGCACCGGCGAGCCGATCGCCCGGGTGTCCGGCTGCGATCTGCGAGTTCCGTTGGTGCAGGGCGGTTTCCGCACCTACGCCAACTTCGACTACGCCGCCAGCGCCCCCGCCCTCGCCCAGGTCACCGACCGGGTGAACGAACTGCTGCCCTTCTACGCCAGCGTGCATCGCGGCGCCGGATACGCCTCCCGCGTCAGCACCGATTGCTATGAGGCCGCGCGGAATTCGGTGGCCCGCGCGGTGAACGCGGCCGACGATCAGGTCGTCGTCTTCACCCGCAACACCACCGATTCGCTGAATCTGCTGGCCTGCTGCGTCCCCGGCGACACCGTGGTTCTCGACATCGAACATCACGCGAACTTCCTGCCGTGGACCCGCGGCGGCCGCCGGGTGGTGCGTGCCGCGAGCACCATCGCCGAGACGCTGCGGCGGATCGAGGCCGAACTGTGCGCCGAACCCGCTGCGCTGCTTGCCGTTACGGGCGCGTCGAATGTGACCGGTGAGGTGCTGCCGCTGGCGGAACTGACCGCGATCGCGCACCGCCGCGGCGCGCGCATCCTGGTCGACGCGGCCCAGTTGGCCCCGCATCGCCGCATCGACCTCCAGGGCTGTGCGGTGGAATCCGGCGGCATCGACTACCTGGCCTTCTCCGGCCACAAGCTGTACGCCCCGTTCGGCGCCGGAGTGCTGGTCGGCCGTCGCGACTGGCTGGACGCGGCGCCGCCGTATCTGGCTGGTGGCGGTGCGGTGACCGCTGTGACCACCGAGGATGCCCGGTGGGCCTGCGCACCGCAGCGGCACGAGGCGGGTTCACCGAATGTGCTGGGCGCCGCGGCGGTCGCGGCCGCCTGCGAGGCGCTGGCCGAATTGGACGCCCACGCCGTGGTCGACCACGAACACCACCTGATCGAGCGACTGCGTGACGGGCTGGAAAGCATTGCCGGACTTCATAGTCTGCGCATCTTCGACGACAGCGCCGACAGTGTCGGCATCGTCGCCTTCACGATCGACGGATTCGAGCCGGGCCGGGTGGCGGCATATCTGTCGGCGGAATACGGCATCGGCGTGCGCGACGGCAAGTTCTGCGCACATCCGCTGCTACGGCGGCTGAATGTGGACGGGGCCGTGCGCGCGAGCGTCGGCCTGGGCACCTCGGTCGCCGATGTGGACCGTCTGATCGACGCCCTGCGGCGATTGGTCCGGGACGGGGCCCGCTGGAACTACACCCGTGCCGACGGACAGTGGTCCCCGCTGCCGGAGACCCGGCCGGGACTCACCGAATCGAGTTCGGGCGCCGCACCCTGCGCGACTCCTCAGGGAACGAGGTAG
- a CDS encoding flavin reductase family protein encodes MRHYPAGVTIVTLSRPDRPVGFTATSFASLSLDPPLISFNIAHTSSSIDAMSEAESVVVHFLGEHQQHLAQRFSRAAEHRFTDPEQWSTLDTGEPVLHGTPIWVRATVDRLIPIGDHTLVVGLVTRVHDDTSDEPMRNPLLYYNGTYHRPAGLD; translated from the coding sequence ATGCGGCACTATCCGGCCGGAGTGACAATCGTCACCCTCTCCCGGCCGGATCGCCCGGTGGGTTTCACCGCCACCTCCTTCGCCTCGCTGTCCCTGGATCCGCCACTCATCTCGTTCAACATCGCGCACACGTCCTCGTCCATCGACGCGATGTCAGAGGCCGAATCGGTGGTCGTCCACTTCCTCGGCGAACATCAACAGCATCTGGCACAACGGTTTTCGCGGGCGGCCGAGCATCGGTTCACCGATCCGGAGCAGTGGTCGACGCTCGACACCGGTGAGCCGGTCCTGCACGGCACGCCGATCTGGGTGCGGGCGACGGTGGATCGGCTGATCCCCATCGGCGATCACACCCTGGTGGTCGGCCTGGTGACCCGGGTGCACGACGACACCTCGGACGAACCGATGCGCAACCCGCTGCTGTACTACAACGGGACCTATCACCGCCCCGCCGGATTGGACTGA
- a CDS encoding crotonase/enoyl-CoA hydratase family protein: MTDWKAFDVERTGAVARVTLTGPGKGNAMGPDFWSELPRIFAELDADAEIRAIVLTGSGKHFSYGLDLPAMSPTFGPLLGEKALAAPRTDFLYEIRRMQDSVTAVADCRKPVIAAVSGWCVGGGLDLIAAADIRLASAEASFSLREAKVAIVADIGSLHRLPGIIGEGHLRELAYTGKDIDAARAEKIGLINDVYPDQEAVLAAAHALAEEIAANPPLVVQGIKDVLDQPKAGKIADGLRYVSAWNAAFLPSEDLTEAIQAVFEKRSPVFRGK; encoded by the coding sequence ATGACTGATTGGAAGGCTTTCGACGTCGAGCGCACCGGTGCTGTCGCACGGGTGACGCTGACCGGGCCCGGTAAGGGCAATGCGATGGGACCGGATTTCTGGAGCGAACTGCCGCGGATCTTCGCCGAACTGGACGCGGACGCCGAGATCCGGGCGATCGTGCTCACCGGATCGGGAAAGCACTTCTCCTACGGTCTCGACCTGCCCGCGATGAGCCCGACCTTCGGTCCGCTGCTGGGTGAGAAGGCCCTGGCCGCCCCGCGCACCGATTTCCTGTACGAGATCCGGCGCATGCAGGATTCGGTGACCGCGGTCGCCGACTGCCGCAAACCCGTCATCGCGGCGGTGTCCGGGTGGTGCGTGGGCGGTGGTCTCGATCTGATCGCCGCCGCCGATATCCGGCTGGCCAGCGCCGAGGCGAGTTTCAGCCTGCGCGAGGCGAAGGTCGCGATCGTGGCCGATATCGGTTCGCTGCACCGGCTTCCGGGCATCATCGGTGAGGGGCATCTGCGCGAGCTGGCCTACACCGGCAAGGACATCGACGCCGCGCGGGCCGAGAAGATCGGCCTGATCAACGACGTCTATCCGGATCAGGAGGCGGTGCTGGCCGCCGCGCACGCGCTGGCCGAGGAGATCGCGGCCAATCCGCCGCTGGTCGTGCAGGGCATCAAGGACGTCCTCGACCAGCCGAAGGCGGGCAAGATCGCCGACGGGCTGCGCTACGTCTCGGCGTGGAACGCGGCGTTCCTGCCCTCGGAAGATCTCACCGAAGCGATTCAGGCGGTCTTCGAGAAGCGCAGCCCGGTCTTCCGCGGTAAGTAG
- the ppa gene encoding inorganic diphosphatase, with protein sequence MEFDVTIEIPKGQRNKYEVDHETGRVRLDRYLYTPMVYPADYGYIENTLGSDGDPLDCLVLLPESVFPGVIVEARPVGVLLMSDEAGGDEKLVAVPAGDKRWDHIQDVNDIPEFERKAIEHFFEHYKDLEPGKWVKVDGWDGRAKAETLADEAYKRLQEQGGH encoded by the coding sequence GTGGAGTTCGACGTCACCATCGAGATCCCCAAGGGTCAGCGCAACAAGTACGAGGTCGACCACGAGACCGGCCGGGTTCGCCTGGACCGCTACCTCTACACCCCGATGGTCTACCCGGCCGACTACGGCTACATCGAGAACACCCTCGGCTCCGACGGCGATCCGCTGGACTGCCTGGTGCTGCTGCCCGAATCGGTGTTCCCCGGTGTGATCGTCGAGGCCCGTCCCGTGGGCGTCCTGCTGATGAGCGACGAGGCGGGCGGCGACGAGAAGCTCGTGGCCGTTCCGGCCGGTGACAAGCGCTGGGATCACATCCAGGATGTGAACGACATTCCGGAGTTCGAGCGCAAGGCCATCGAGCACTTCTTCGAGCACTACAAGGATCTCGAGCCCGGCAAGTGGGTCAAGGTCGACGGCTGGGACGGCCGCGCCAAGGCCGAGACCCTGGCCGACGAGGCGTACAAGCGGCTGCAGGAGCAGGGCGGACACTGA